A single genomic interval of Leptotrichia trevisanii DSM 22070 harbors:
- the opp4B gene encoding oligopeptide ABC transporter permease, whose protein sequence is MWKTVLRRILVMIPQLFILSLLIFVLAKLMPGDPFTGLITPQTDPAALEELRRKAGLLDPWHIQYVRWLKNAVSGNLGMSYTYNVPVKTLIGERAVNTFILSLLSLILTYCIAIPLGMLAGRYQNSFLDKFVTFYNYVSYAIPTFVLSLIMIWFFGYTLGWFPTTGSVTAGLNTGTLGHILDRIYHIILPAITYALLGTTWIVQYLRNEVIDAKNLDYVKTAKSKGVPENKVYSRHIFRNSILPIAAFFGYSITGLLGGSIFIEKIFSYPGMGGLFVNSIITRDYSVVTALILLFGFLTLLGSLLSDIILSIVDPRIRIE, encoded by the coding sequence ATGTGGAAAACAGTTTTACGAAGAATTCTGGTTATGATACCGCAACTATTTATACTTAGCCTATTAATCTTTGTTCTGGCAAAACTTATGCCGGGAGATCCGTTTACTGGGCTGATTACACCACAGACTGATCCTGCGGCACTTGAAGAATTGCGAAGAAAGGCAGGATTGCTGGATCCTTGGCATATTCAGTATGTAAGATGGCTAAAAAATGCCGTTTCTGGAAATTTGGGGATGAGCTACACTTATAATGTTCCTGTAAAGACGCTTATTGGGGAACGTGCAGTAAATACTTTTATTTTATCGCTACTTAGCCTTATTTTGACATATTGTATTGCAATACCGCTTGGAATGCTTGCTGGACGTTATCAGAACTCATTTCTTGACAAATTTGTTACATTTTATAATTATGTGAGCTATGCGATTCCGACTTTTGTGCTTTCGCTTATAATGATTTGGTTTTTTGGATATACGCTTGGATGGTTTCCAACAACTGGATCGGTGACGGCTGGACTTAATACTGGTACTTTGGGACATATTTTGGACAGGATTTATCACATTATATTGCCTGCAATTACATATGCATTGCTAGGAACAACTTGGATTGTGCAGTATTTGAGAAATGAAGTAATTGACGCTAAGAATTTGGATTATGTAAAAACGGCGAAAAGTAAGGGAGTGCCAGAAAATAAAGTTTATTCAAGACATATTTTCAGAAATTCGATTTTACCGATTGCAGCGTTTTTTGGTTATTCGATAACAGGGCTTCTGGGAGGTTCAATTTTTATTGAAAAAATATTTAGTTATCCTGGAATGGGAGGACTGTTTGTAAATTCAATTATAACACGGGATTACAGCGTTGTCACAGCATTAATACTGCTGTTTGGATTTTTAACATTGCTTGGAAGTTTGCTTTCAGACATTATTCTTAGCATTGTTGATCCTAGAATTAGAATAGAGTAG
- a CDS encoding ATP-binding cassette domain-containing protein, with translation MSFIEVKDLKVHYPIRGGFFNKIIDYVYAVDGVSFTIEEGKTYGLVGESGSGKSTIGKAIIGLEKIKSGKIIYEGKEIDGKFRNRRSEYNRNVQMIFQDSLSSLNPKKRVIDLISEPLRNFENLTSDEEKRKVSELLEIVGMNREDIYKYPHEFSGGQRQRLGIARAVATKPKLIIADEPVSALDLSVQAQVLNYMKDIQEQFGLSYLFISHDLGVVKHMCDYMFIMYRGRFVETGTKNDIYKNPEHFYTKRLIAAIPEVHPEKRLENKKRRLEIEKEYLKNEKKYYDENGRVFDLKKLTDTHFVAFKDEIVKNNGKGGK, from the coding sequence ATGAGTTTTATTGAAGTGAAAGACTTGAAGGTTCATTATCCTATTCGTGGGGGCTTTTTCAATAAGATAATTGATTACGTTTATGCTGTGGATGGTGTCAGTTTTACTATTGAAGAAGGGAAGACTTACGGGCTCGTGGGGGAGTCAGGGTCTGGGAAGTCTACGATTGGGAAGGCTATAATTGGGCTGGAGAAGATAAAAAGTGGAAAGATTATTTATGAAGGTAAGGAAATTGATGGTAAGTTTCGGAATAGAAGAAGTGAGTATAATAGGAATGTTCAGATGATTTTTCAAGATTCGTTGTCTAGTTTAAACCCTAAGAAAAGAGTGATTGACTTGATTTCTGAGCCTTTGAGAAATTTTGAGAATTTGACGTCAGATGAAGAAAAGAGGAAAGTATCGGAATTGCTGGAAATTGTAGGAATGAATAGGGAAGATATTTACAAATATCCGCATGAATTTTCTGGCGGGCAGAGGCAGAGGCTGGGAATTGCACGGGCTGTTGCGACAAAGCCTAAGCTAATTATTGCAGATGAGCCTGTGTCAGCACTTGATTTATCGGTTCAGGCACAAGTTTTGAATTATATGAAGGATATTCAGGAGCAGTTTGGGCTAAGTTATCTTTTTATTTCCCACGATTTGGGAGTTGTAAAGCATATGTGCGATTATATGTTTATAATGTATCGTGGAAGGTTTGTGGAAACTGGGACAAAGAATGATATTTATAAAAATCCTGAACATTTTTATACAAAACGGCTAATTGCCGCAATTCCAGAAGTACATCCTGAAAAAAGGCTGGAAAATAAGAAAAGACGATTAGAAATTGAAAAGGAATATTTGAAAAATGAAAAAAAATATTATGATGAAAATGGGCGTGTCTTTGATTTGAAAAAATTGACGGATACCCATTTTGTTGCTTTTAAAGATGAAATAGTGAAAAATAACGGAAAAGGGGGAAAATAA